The window tgttttgaaacaGCTGGTCCATCAGGAATGGATGCTGCTATGTTGAAGCGTCTTTGCAACAGTTTCAATGGCTCTTccaatcttttgtttgatgctcTTGCTTCATTTGCAAGGTATTTAGCGTCTGGATGTGTAGATTCAAAGGGAGTTGCTCCCTGTTTTGCTTGTGGTTTAATATCACTGAACAAGAATCCAGGCGTCCAACCCATTGGTGTCTGTAAAATCATTTGCAAAGTTATTTGAAAGGCCATCTTGTCAGTAGTAGGAGGTGATATTCAGTCATTAACAGGTGCGATACAACTTTGTGCTGGACTACTAGGAGTTTGTGACTCAGCCGTACATGCAATGCAGAAAATTGACGACGATGACGATGCTGATACCGTTCTTTTGGTTGACGCTACAAACGCTTTCTACAGcctaaacatacaaacagccTTTCATAGCGTCTCTAGTTCCTGCCCTACAATTTACACCCTGCTTGTCAATTGCTACTGACAACCATCTCTGCTCTTTGTTGGAAGTGAAACAATTTTATCTCAAGAAGGAACTACTCAAGGAGCTCCCTTAGCGATGGCCATGTATGCTCTGGCCACTGTGCCACTCAtgaaaatacaaacagatggtaGTCGACAAGTCTGGTATGCTTATGATGCTGCAGTTAAATGAAATATAAACTCTACCTTTGAATGGTAGAAGCAATTATAGGAATTGTGTCCAAATTTGGTTACTTTCCTAATGCCAAGAAGTTCTGGTTGCTTGCTAAACCTCATTTTGAAGACAAGGCGTGTGAGATTTTagaacacaaacatcaacatcacaacCACTTGTCGATATTACCTGGGAGCACCACTGGGATCCTTCAAAGCttccaacaaacaaacgttAATTATGGGATTGACCAGGTTGAAATCGTTGCGTTAATAGCCAAGTGTCAGCCACATGTTAACTGTGCACTAATCTATGGCCTTCAAGGAAAAATAGACTTATGCACTCAGGTCAAGCCAATTCATCTCTGAGACATTGATGGCCCTTTCTGCCTGGCTTGGCTGTCTTGAAATACCAAAGCCTTCATCAATGGTGACAGAGTTTTCATATTTTGAAAAGATAACTGCACCGCTTGTTGGGCGCAATCTTTGGCAGCAGTTCTACCTATTTGATGTCAGTCACCAACGAAATTTGATAAAGACGAACATTCAAAGATTGAAACAACATGCAAGCAAGCAAAATCTGATATACTGCTGAATGATTTACTTTCAAATCTGAAATGATCCATTGAACTTACTCAAGAAAAAGTTGCATCCAGTTTGTTGACTTTATTTCGTATAGTTGAACATGGGTTCTTCCTCAATGAATCTGCTTTCAAGATGCAATTCATCTCAGATATGGATGGCGTCTTCAATATCTGAGTGAGCTTTGTCCTGGTGCTGCTTTCTTTACTGTTGATCATGCTCTGAATTGCCATAAAAGTGGATTCATATCAATACGACACAATGAAGGTCGACACTTCTTTCGACAGTTATTGGATGAAGTCTGCCATGATGTCTTGACTGAGCCCACTTTACAACCTTTGACCTGAGAAACTCTGTCTGGTCATTCCTTCATCAAAGAAGACGAGGCACGATGAGACATAGTAGTCGGTGGAGTATAAGGTGGATGGTTTGAAAAAGTTActttgatgtttgtgtattcAACCCAAACTCTCCAACATACCAATCATTGTCGCTAGAGTCATGCTACCGACCACATGAGCAAGAGAAGACACGCAAGTATGAACGAGTCACAAGAATAGAACATGCCTCCTTTACTGCAATTGTTCtatgttgtattggaggaacaAGTAAAACCATGCACGTTTACTTTCCTGGAAAGACTTGCTTCATTCCTGGTTGACAAAAGAGATACATCTTATGGGTCTTCTATTCACTGGATCAGACGTCAAATCGGCTTCTCGCTTATCAGAGCTGCAGTTACCTGTCTTAGAGGATGTCGCGCAAGGCAATTGAGCAACAACATCAAGGGTAGCATTGCAGTAGCTATTACCGAGGGCTGCTTGTCGGTCTCTTAAGTGGCAGTAGTAAATGCATTATGTCTTTCAATAGTAAGATTTTTCTGCTTTAATTGTTACCTACTTTGCTGTGAATGTATACTTAACTTAGTGCTGCATTTGTCAAATACACCATGTCTTTCAgtagttgtgtgtgcgtgtgtgtgtgtgcgtgtgtgtgtgtgtgggtgtgtgggtgtgtgagtgtgtgtgtgtgtgtgtgtgtgtgtgtgtgtgtgtgggcgtgcgtgtgtgtgtatgcgtgttgtgtgtgaaaCCTTTGTGACATTGCATATGTACGACATTTCACATAGCTTGGATTTACAATTGAAACTTCAGGATAATTAGACTTGGATGTAGATAGCAGAAGTACGAAAGCAGCCAAGACATTTGTAGCTTTACATAAAGCTGTGTTTGAGAATAACAATATGACTACATTGACAAAACGCAAAGTATATGATGCTTGTGTACTCTCTACACTATTATATGGCTCTGAATCGTGGACCCTTTGAAGAAACATCTTTAGAAATTGAATTCTTTCATAATAAATATCTTTGGTTGTGTCTTGGaatctctatcacaacacagtggGAAAATCGCATCTCAAATGAAACAATAAGGCAAAGATTGGGAGATCTTGACactataaacatcaaactgaTAAGACAACGTTTGCAATATTTAGGGCATTTGGCTTGAATGCCCAACTATTGAATTCCCAAGGTTTGCTTCTTTGGGTGGTTATCAGAAAAACCTCTACAGGGTGGTGCCAAGAAACGctggaaagacataattagAGAGAACTAAATGATTTGAACATTCAAGAAAGCTGTTGttatgacttagcaaataatTCAAGATTTGTTTGGAGAGACCATTACCATGCTTGTctggagtctagtcaagtgtcaTCTGTCAaagttgatttacaaactgttgtttgcCTTGAATGCCACAGACGTTTCAGATGCATTAGTGACTtaaagagacacaaatgcattgctgaaagagaatATATACATCAACAAAAAGGAGCGATTGAATGCCAGACATGTAAGAAGTACTTTCGAAGCAAAAGAGgctatgcaatacacaaatgcatcaatATGCATGGGAAAACTTTCttatgactttgtctttgtccccaCTGACGTGgtagcgtgtgtgtgtgtgtgtgtgtgtgtgtgtgtgtgtgtgtgtgtgtgtgtgtgtgtgtgtgtgtgtgtgtgtgtgtgtgtgtgtagtgtgtagtgtgtggtgcgatagctcagttggttagagtcaTTTTACGGATTagttacatccgggacctttaaGATTTGCAAGTTCAAGGCGCAGTGATTTCAAGCTATGCTATAATTTCCTAAGCAAAAACTAATACACATAttcttctctcgactcaggagtatgaatgagtacttggtcattgactgTGAACCTAAGAGGCCAtcagctgtgacgtgacatcagccactagggtccttgtgagacttcaggtgctGACActacagttggcttcacatgTCTGTGCttctgcgagtgcctggcctggctccaggagtttgcttgTACAGGCCCAGACtcccctgagtagcgcacagggcctaGTTTAATAGCGGgaggcgtgacctctgagggGCAGCTCTTGATGTTTAGGTTATTCAGGTTTAGGTGTGTGTAATAGATAATaagattattattattatttgtgtgtgtatgtgtttgtgaaGAACTGGTTTTAGATAGCCAGACATTTCTCCTTATAAAGTAACACCTACGCTACATTTAAACTATTGAACAATGTGACTCTCAATGCAAGTCATTTATCTGCACAACAAATATTATTTTACATCTGCAACACTTGTAATTACAAGATCATTCAGAAGATCTCAAGACATGGCATGTCACAAGTGTGATGCAATACCGATTAACAGATTGAAATGACTCATTTGTTCAGGCCTTTTTTGTGGTCTTAGTCTACAGACAACAGGCATGATCGTTCAGAGGGCCGACTTCTAGGTCcaggtctgtgtgtgtgtgtttgtgtgtgtgcgggcaCAGGCGCACGCGCGCTCAAGTGTATGTTTGTGCATGTTCAGATAACTGTAATCATTAAGAATAGACAGTTGGAGTTTATTATTGCAAGCGTGTGTTCTACTATCCTACTATTCAAtgattatttaaaatttaatttcaTAATCTGCTCATCAAACGTAATGATATTGTTGTAGCTTCAACTCCTTCTGTTGTTGACCGTTTGGGTCCTGAAGGAAAAGCTCATTTTGATCAAGCATGCAAAAAAGGCACAGTGCCAGGCAACACGGTCTTCATTGACTGTATGGGGGAGGAAGATGCTGGAAAGTCTTGCCTTGAAGCttcaatgacagacaaaccattTGTTGAAGGTCAGGAGAGCACGGAGGGAGTAAAGGTGAAGACGATGATCTCACAAGCAGTTGGACACGGCACCGACTGGAAGGAAATGAAAAGTGAAGAGGAGAGACAAGCACATCTCAGCAAGCTGTTTGCAAGAGAATTTATTGTTCATGACAAGGAGCAACAGTCCAGCACAGCAAAGCCAAGCGAGCAAGAGGAAAGCCCACAAGCAAGTTCTACAGAATCTGAAATGAAAGcaaatgtgaatgcaaaaGCTAGCGGTTTGAAGTCAATGCATGCTGAAGCTGGGAGTCATCCAGTAGGATACGAGGATTTCAAACTTGCTAAAGAAATTGATCGAAATGTATGTGTGGCCATTAATCTCATGGAGAAGAATAAGGAGGAGATGCGCAAATGTCAAGAAACGATCAATGTGACGATGATGGACAGAGGAGGTCAAGATCAATTCCTCTCCACACATGCTGCACTTATGGCTGACAATGAGTATCAATGCACAGCTTGTTTTGTGGTTATCGATGGTTCCAAGCCACTAGATGAGAAGGTGACCACATCCAAGTTTCGTCTTGCAGATGGAACCGTTATCGAGAAACCAAGAGATGTTGCTACCACAAGAGCCGACGTCATACGCCACTGCTTCACTGCCCTCTCTGCTGCCTTTCCTGCTGGCAGAAGACGCAATAAGTTTTTTGGCAAGGGGCGTGTCAAAAAGGCACCAGCAACGTTCATGTTTGCTTCTAGAAAAGATAAAGCAAAAAGTAAAAGTTTTATGGCAAGACAGGAGCAAATTGTCAAAGAAATCATCGCAGAAGAGAATTTTGGTGATCACATTGTGCCTTTTAGTGATGATCAGGTGCTGTTTCATGTTGACAACACAAAGTCAGGAACAGGCAATCCTGATCCAACGATTGTCCTCGTCAAGAAAATGATCGTTGAAATGGCTCGTGAATACTGGGATGAAGAAGAGAAGATTCCATTACCATGGGCCATGCTAGATAAGGGTCTGGGTCTGCTGAGAATGCGAAAGCACAAAGTTCTTGTTCTACAGGACGTCTGCCAATTAGCTGCCAGGGTGTGTGATATCTCATTAGATGAGGAATGCAGACAAGCACTGCGATATCTTTGCAGCCATGGAAGCATTGCATTCTATCACAATGTTGTCGGGCTCAATCAGAAGGTGCTTCCCAACATTCAGTGGGTTGCTGATGTGTTGGCCATCTTTGTCACAGTTCTGGATCAAGCAAGAATTCCTCCTGAGTTGTGGAATGATCTCAAGAAGCTTCATCAAGAAGGGATCATGTCATGGAATCTTGCCAAGAGTCTGATGGAGAAGGCTGGAGTAGAAGAAGCAAACTACACTGTCATCCTTATTCTTCTCCAGCTGTTTAACATCATTTCAGGGGCATACTTGGCCGCTCGTTCAATTGCTCCAGATGTAGAAGTCCAACAAGGTCAGAACTTTTTTGTTCCCTCTATGGTCACCAAAGAAGTCATCAAGACCCCCTTTGCCTACCAATCAGCATTCTGCTCTTCTACATCTCCTCCATCTTTGTTCTTTATTCCCAGAGGTTTCAATGCTTTTCTCAAGCCTCTATTTTACCGTCTTGTGACCCGCATGGTCAGCAAGTACCCAAAAAGCCCACAGCTTAGTAGAAACCAGGTGATACTTCATCTTCACAAGGATGTAAATCTGGAGTTGGTGTACACTGTGAATGCTGTCATTGTTACCATCTATTGTCCATCGAGTCGCAGAAAACTACCTTCAGATGAAGAACTTAGTCCATTGTGTGATAGTGTGCGAGTGACTCTAATAGAACAACTCACACATGCGAAGGCACGAGGAATGGATGGCTTTCAGTTTGATGTCTGTGTTTATGGTGCTGTTGATGGAGCTCTAGACGAATTTGATCCAGACCGACTGGCTTCATTGGATGAATATCCAGAAGATGATATTCTGCTGGACAAAGAGCACGAAAACATTGATCCTCCTGCTAAACTTGATTTGTGGTTTGATAAGACGTCTACTAGTCATACTGTTGAAGGTACCACGTACAGCAGTACAATCAATTTACTATTGTCTCATTATTGTATTTTTTTTTCACAGCTTCTGCTGGCAGTGTTTATGATCCAGATGTGATTCTGTCTGCTGTATTACAGCAGGGTCATGATCGTTGGGTCTCTATTGGTTTGAAGTTGGGATTTACAATGAGCAAAGTCAATGAGAATACAAAGGTTTTTTCTCTTGGTGCTGACAAGTTGAAGGCTTTGTTTGAAGCAAAAGCACAAGAAGTAGGACGAGATGAAGCAGCCAAGCAACTTCTAGCAGCATGTTATTGTATTCCCCAGCCAATCTTTATGGCTGTAAAGGAACAACTGGCAGGTGAGCAG of the Corticium candelabrum chromosome 2, ooCorCand1.1, whole genome shotgun sequence genome contains:
- the LOC134198341 gene encoding uncharacterized protein LOC134198341, translating into MGEEDAGKSCLEASMTDKPFVEGQESTEGVKVKTMISQAVGHGTDWKEMKSEEERQAHLSKLFAREFIVHDKEQQSSTAKPSEQEESPQASSTESEMKANVNAKASGLKSMHAEAGSHPVGYEDFKLAKEIDRNVCVAINLMEKNKEEMRKCQETINVTMMDRGGQDQFLSTHAALMADNEYQCTACFVVIDGSKPLDEKVTTSKFRLADGTVIEKPRDVATTRADVIRHCFTALSAAFPAGRRRNKFFGKGRVKKAPATFMFASRKDKAKSKSFMARQEQIVKEIIAEENFGDHIVPFSDDQVLFHVDNTKSGTGNPDPTIVLVKKMIVEMAREYWDEEEKIPLPWAMLDKGLGLLRMRKHKVLVLQDVCQLAARVCDISLDEECRQALRYLCSHGSIAFYHNVVGLNQKVLPNIQWVADVLAIFVTVLDQARIPPELWNDLKKLHQEGIMSWNLAKSLMEKAGVEEANYTVILILLQLFNIISGAYLAARSIAPDVEVQQGQNFFVPSMVTKEVIKTPFAYQSAFCSSTSPPSLFFIPRGFNAFLKPLFYRLVTRMVSKYPKSPQLSRNQVILHLHKDVNLELVYTVNAVIVTIYCPSSRRKLPSDEELSPLCDSVRVTLIEQLTHAKARGMDGFQFDVCVYGAVDGALDEFDPDRLASLDEYPEDDILLDKEHENIDPPAKLDLWFDKTSTSHTVEGTTYSTSAGSVYDPDVILSAVLQQGHDRWVSIGLKLGFTMSKVNENTKVFSLGADKLKALFEAKAQEVGRDEAAKQLLAACYCIPQPIFMAVKEQLAADLSTVCTLFYFSDFDLALNL